One Paraglaciecola mesophila genomic region harbors:
- the pbp4b gene encoding penicillin binding protein PBP4B, which produces MKKHIVNWRRSALISILTVGIVSCASMPISDMPSKNFGHRVKFLVMHFTAIDYQKSVHALVDEGGLSAHYLVPESNDPSYPHDSLEILKLVDEDKRAWHAGNSVWQGRSELNDSSIGIEIVNVPECHFDSEAKTVSEHGENRLCVFPDYDPKQIELLITLSKDILERNPDITPTRVVGHADIAPARKNDPGPRFPWFELYKAGIGAWYDNDTFEQYWQRFNQYQPNIGLVQSALRAYGYNVLETGIRDEQTRNAVSAFQMHFLPWQVTGKADGKTAAAVFALLDKYFSKKAKSLMARYIDEQMTAPPAPQIAKQGQIDELFPMQERSTRQLVNDRKRFKAYQGRGEIKINSQGAEQADIYVNGQKLNITLPFVANESYEYSLKRRTRDGVNTLQVENVLPLGSNLKVTVPSPILIDNSASYQKRFQQVDDLIQQDIKNGFPGAVLLVVQNGEIIKRTAYGDARQYADGGELLPSPQKMHTDTLFDIASNTKMFATNLALMKLVSEGKLDVNAPIEQYMPDYQGGGRDTRLVRDLLTHTAGYAPQVRFFTPDNGVSKSLYSQNPQRTDQLLLNRVPFAMGRNVKAVYSDTDYMLLGLLIERLTGMGLDAYVEHHIYQPLGLTDTLYNPLLKGRAKAEFAATEIQGNSRGGRVSFDNMREYVLQGEVHDEKAFYSLGGVAGHAGLFSTVDDLAVLGQLLLNGGGYGQTQIFDEAVLQQFIKPEERDDSFGLGWRRAGHGQSKWHFGPYASAQAYGHTGWTGTVSVIDPKYDLAIFLLTNARHSKVQEDDSGHVEFKGKTFETGKYGSVVSLVYEAVLNGK; this is translated from the coding sequence ATGAAAAAACATATTGTGAATTGGCGTCGTTCTGCCTTGATAAGCATATTAACGGTCGGTATCGTCAGTTGCGCGTCTATGCCTATCAGCGATATGCCCTCAAAGAACTTTGGCCACCGAGTCAAATTTTTGGTCATGCATTTCACCGCCATTGACTATCAAAAATCAGTGCACGCATTGGTCGACGAAGGTGGATTGAGCGCACACTACCTTGTTCCTGAATCGAATGATCCTAGCTATCCACATGATTCGTTGGAAATTCTCAAACTGGTGGATGAAGACAAGCGCGCTTGGCATGCGGGTAATAGTGTGTGGCAAGGGCGCAGCGAACTAAATGATTCTTCAATCGGCATTGAAATTGTCAATGTGCCCGAGTGTCATTTTGATAGTGAAGCAAAGACAGTGTCGGAGCATGGCGAAAATCGCTTATGTGTATTCCCCGATTACGACCCTAAACAAATCGAATTGTTAATTACTTTGAGCAAAGACATACTCGAGCGTAACCCTGATATCACCCCTACACGTGTAGTGGGCCATGCCGATATTGCTCCGGCGCGCAAAAATGACCCTGGTCCTCGCTTCCCATGGTTCGAACTCTACAAGGCTGGTATTGGCGCATGGTATGACAATGACACATTTGAACAGTACTGGCAGCGTTTTAATCAATACCAACCGAACATTGGGTTAGTACAAAGCGCTTTGCGCGCTTATGGCTATAACGTGCTTGAAACGGGCATTCGAGATGAGCAAACAAGGAATGCGGTCAGTGCATTTCAGATGCATTTTTTACCTTGGCAAGTGACAGGTAAAGCTGACGGTAAAACTGCGGCGGCCGTTTTTGCTTTGCTGGATAAATACTTTAGCAAAAAAGCCAAATCATTGATGGCGAGGTATATCGACGAGCAGATGACTGCTCCCCCAGCGCCTCAAATTGCGAAGCAGGGTCAAATAGACGAATTATTTCCCATGCAGGAACGCAGCACCCGGCAGCTAGTTAACGATCGTAAACGTTTTAAAGCCTACCAAGGGCGGGGTGAGATCAAGATCAATAGCCAAGGCGCAGAGCAGGCCGATATTTATGTGAACGGTCAAAAACTCAATATAACGCTACCTTTTGTAGCAAATGAAAGTTACGAATACAGTCTGAAACGTCGTACCAGAGACGGTGTTAACACGCTACAGGTTGAAAACGTTTTGCCTTTAGGCAGCAACCTCAAGGTGACTGTGCCGTCTCCCATCCTGATCGATAACAGCGCATCCTATCAAAAACGATTCCAACAAGTGGATGACTTAATCCAGCAAGACATAAAAAACGGGTTTCCAGGTGCAGTATTGTTGGTGGTGCAAAACGGTGAAATTATTAAGCGCACTGCCTACGGTGACGCCCGCCAATACGCTGATGGGGGCGAATTACTCCCTAGCCCTCAAAAAATGCACACTGATACCTTATTTGATATCGCTTCTAATACAAAGATGTTCGCTACCAACTTGGCTTTGATGAAATTGGTTAGCGAAGGCAAACTAGATGTGAATGCGCCTATCGAACAATACATGCCTGATTATCAAGGCGGAGGGCGTGATACCCGATTAGTGCGAGATCTACTTACGCATACCGCGGGTTATGCTCCGCAAGTGCGTTTTTTCACCCCTGACAACGGCGTAAGCAAGAGTCTATATTCGCAAAACCCTCAGCGAACGGATCAACTCTTGCTCAATCGCGTACCCTTTGCCATGGGGCGAAATGTCAAAGCGGTATACAGTGATACTGATTATATGTTGCTAGGGTTGTTGATTGAGCGCTTAACGGGCATGGGGCTAGATGCCTACGTGGAACATCATATTTACCAACCTTTAGGGTTAACCGATACCTTGTACAACCCGTTATTAAAAGGCCGAGCTAAAGCAGAATTTGCAGCCACTGAAATTCAAGGAAATAGCCGCGGTGGGCGCGTGAGCTTCGACAATATGCGCGAATATGTGTTGCAAGGTGAAGTGCATGATGAAAAAGCATTTTATTCCCTTGGTGGTGTAGCAGGCCATGCTGGCTTATTTTCTACGGTGGATGACTTAGCGGTATTAGGGCAGTTGCTCTTAAATGGCGGAGGCTACGGGCAAACTCAGATATTTGATGAGGCCGTTTTACAGCAATTTATCAAACCAGAAGAACGCGACGACAGCTTTGGTTTGGGCTGGCGACGTGCAGGGCACGGACAAAGCAAGTGGCATTTTGGCCCTTATGCTAGTGCGCAAGCTTATGGACATACGGGTTGGACAGGTACCGTTTCGGTGATCGATCCAAAGTACGACTTAGCGATATTTTTGCTAACCAATGCAAGGCATTCAAAAGTGCAAGAAGATGACAGCGGCCATGTGGAATTTAAAGGTAAAACCTTTGAAACTGGCAAATATGGCAGTGTGGTTAGTTTGGTCTACGAAGCCGTGCTTAACGGAAAGTAA
- a CDS encoding TonB-dependent receptor: MATQSRNFIQQRIYSAMQGAWNNRASTLSAVLLASSLAGAPAALAQQAGGIKGKVETQAADIAVSDVTVTASSNVMPKPRTVKTKADGSYVLPALKPGRYTLTFTSSDGTVRQTQVDVLLDQTSNVDVAFEAAPADSTEVIQIVGSRISREGDSSLTNSLGEDVISRVPTGQDYRSLLAIIPGVQYSENATLGPSAGGSGRDNKYGFDGVDVSLPMYGNLASEPSTQDVAYVSIDRGGAKAIGFNRAGGLSINTLSKSGTNEFHASVEYRIEPASLSADRDSTESTTSTFEEDKTWMSANVSGALIEDELYFYGSYFGPEITRDNIETAYGPTKEYESDRDEYFGKLTWAPTEDLLFNVSYRTSDKEVVGDSVDTKAADSTSEGSSVSQDIFTIDGSYIIDDYTTLTFQYSDFKNENSSRPDTNFSSVIPTIGGSLDLNNLDQQGLFVVPTIRTDEGFDAETAQALIDAYGYVDDAGVLTGGGNIGGASLINNQDFARKSFEVALDHEMELGNTVHNIHIGGQWKESEEVLTRLSNGWGAISYNGGLGVDTNFETDEAIYYSATVYSNSLNGEENLNPLTSTSEVINIEVNDTIEHGDFTYNVGFLFSNDTLYGQGLRENSANASGYEVAPGNKYKMYELDFMDMIQPRLGITWAYNGRDTVFANFASYNPDTTSLARAASWDRNNQSTQVVYFDADGAFIGNTEANGSSGKLFQDDMDARRTDEITIGMTKYISNEFFVRTHLRQRKAFHAWEDQPNNARTYGDYGPFGGVPEHLRDKGLFIPDLAEQYASMGLSASDGSYVIAELDGAENTYYEWSVEGDYTGDNYYLNVSYVWSHYYGNYDQDITSTASDGNLFVGSSNLGDGRGRMLWDGKSGTLNGDRPHVLKALGYYTTDWNADIGFNFVFQSGDVWEAWDGGAYGYSSSTIRYSEPAGSRRESSHWQLDLNYAQAFNLTEDLELQFKADVFNVFDRQTGYNYQPIVSSATFGEARNLINPRRVQLSVSLNY, translated from the coding sequence ATGGCTACACAATCTAGGAATTTCATACAACAACGGATATACAGTGCCATGCAAGGTGCATGGAACAATCGCGCAAGCACGCTTTCAGCAGTGTTGCTTGCCAGCTCTCTAGCAGGCGCGCCAGCAGCTTTGGCCCAGCAAGCTGGTGGTATAAAAGGTAAAGTCGAAACCCAAGCGGCTGATATTGCCGTCAGTGATGTAACGGTTACCGCATCAAGTAACGTGATGCCAAAACCTAGAACAGTAAAAACAAAAGCCGATGGTAGTTATGTTCTACCTGCTTTGAAACCCGGCAGATACACCCTCACCTTTACCTCTTCTGACGGTACGGTACGCCAAACTCAAGTCGACGTTCTGCTAGACCAAACCTCTAACGTTGATGTCGCGTTTGAAGCCGCTCCTGCTGATAGCACTGAAGTGATTCAAATTGTTGGCTCTCGGATCAGCCGCGAAGGGGATTCTTCATTGACCAATTCCTTAGGCGAAGACGTGATTTCTCGCGTTCCTACTGGGCAAGATTATCGCTCTTTACTGGCTATCATTCCAGGCGTGCAGTACTCTGAGAATGCCACCCTAGGCCCATCAGCGGGTGGCTCAGGTCGTGACAACAAATACGGCTTTGATGGGGTAGACGTGTCGTTACCCATGTACGGAAACCTTGCATCTGAGCCATCAACGCAAGACGTTGCCTATGTTTCGATTGACCGCGGGGGCGCAAAAGCTATTGGCTTTAACCGTGCAGGCGGTTTATCTATCAATACGTTATCAAAATCTGGTACGAACGAATTTCATGCCAGCGTAGAATACCGCATCGAACCTGCAAGTTTATCAGCAGACCGAGATTCAACAGAGAGTACGACATCGACGTTTGAAGAAGACAAAACCTGGATGAGCGCCAATGTTAGCGGCGCTTTAATTGAAGATGAACTGTATTTTTATGGTTCTTACTTTGGCCCAGAAATCACTCGTGACAACATTGAAACGGCTTATGGCCCAACAAAAGAATACGAAAGTGACCGTGATGAATATTTCGGTAAATTAACCTGGGCACCCACCGAAGATTTACTATTCAACGTCAGTTATAGAACCTCTGATAAAGAGGTTGTAGGCGACTCTGTTGATACGAAAGCGGCTGATTCGACCTCTGAAGGTAGTTCAGTATCGCAAGATATTTTCACCATCGATGGCTCATATATTATCGATGACTACACCACGCTAACTTTCCAGTACAGTGATTTCAAAAACGAAAACTCCAGTCGCCCTGACACCAATTTTTCAAGTGTCATCCCGACTATTGGAGGCTCTCTTGATCTAAATAACCTCGATCAGCAAGGCCTATTCGTTGTCCCTACCATTAGAACTGACGAAGGTTTTGATGCAGAAACTGCCCAAGCACTGATCGATGCGTATGGTTACGTTGATGATGCAGGTGTGCTAACCGGTGGCGGTAATATTGGTGGCGCGTCTTTAATCAACAACCAGGATTTTGCCCGCAAGAGCTTTGAAGTTGCCCTTGACCATGAAATGGAATTAGGCAATACCGTGCATAATATTCATATTGGTGGCCAGTGGAAAGAAAGCGAAGAAGTGCTGACTCGCCTTTCAAATGGTTGGGGTGCGATCAGCTACAACGGTGGGTTAGGTGTAGATACCAACTTTGAAACCGACGAGGCTATCTATTATAGCGCTACGGTTTATTCAAATAGCTTAAATGGTGAAGAGAACCTGAATCCTCTGACGTCAACGTCTGAGGTGATTAACATTGAAGTTAACGATACCATTGAGCACGGTGATTTCACCTATAACGTGGGCTTCTTGTTCAGTAATGATACGCTTTACGGTCAAGGTCTAAGAGAGAACTCAGCCAATGCATCTGGTTACGAAGTTGCTCCAGGCAACAAGTATAAAATGTATGAGCTTGATTTCATGGACATGATCCAACCTAGACTCGGCATCACTTGGGCGTATAACGGTCGCGATACTGTATTTGCCAACTTCGCAAGCTATAACCCTGATACCACATCTTTGGCTCGCGCGGCATCTTGGGATCGCAACAACCAATCCACTCAAGTGGTTTACTTTGATGCCGATGGCGCATTTATCGGTAATACGGAAGCGAATGGTTCATCTGGTAAATTATTCCAAGATGACATGGATGCTCGTCGCACTGACGAAATCACTATTGGTATGACGAAATACATTTCAAATGAGTTCTTTGTACGCACCCATTTGCGTCAGCGTAAAGCGTTTCATGCCTGGGAAGATCAACCAAATAACGCGCGCACTTACGGTGACTATGGCCCGTTTGGTGGCGTACCTGAACACTTGCGCGACAAAGGCTTGTTTATCCCTGATTTAGCTGAGCAATATGCCAGCATGGGGTTAAGCGCCAGTGATGGTAGCTATGTTATTGCCGAATTAGATGGCGCTGAAAACACTTACTACGAGTGGAGTGTTGAAGGTGACTATACTGGCGACAATTACTACTTGAACGTGTCTTACGTATGGAGTCATTACTACGGGAACTACGACCAAGACATCACAAGTACAGCCTCAGACGGCAACTTGTTTGTCGGCTCATCTAACTTAGGTGACGGCCGTGGTCGTATGCTGTGGGACGGTAAATCAGGCACTCTGAATGGCGATCGTCCTCATGTGCTCAAAGCGCTAGGTTATTACACCACTGATTGGAATGCAGACATAGGTTTCAATTTTGTCTTCCAATCGGGTGATGTTTGGGAAGCGTGGGATGGCGGAGCTTACGGTTATTCAAGCTCTACTATTCGTTACTCTGAACCTGCTGGTAGCCGCCGTGAGTCAAGCCATTGGCAGTTAGATTTAAACTATGCACAAGCATTCAACCTTACGGAAGATCTAGAGTTACAGTTTAAAGCTGACGTATTCAACGTGTTTGACCGTCAAACCGGCTACAACTATCAGCCTATCGTGTCTAGCGCCACTTTCGGTGAAGCACGTAACTTGATAAATCCACGCCGTGTGCAACTTTCGGTTAGTTTAAATTACTAA
- a CDS encoding serine hydrolase, which translates to MTLHRCIKMNYIISLLCLWVTMWATTLGAKVKPVEQNKPLESMLDMAQVDTKIHKIMDRLSIPGVAVGVIKDGRIVLEKSYGVKDIRTNEPLSNQSLFKIASNTKAFTAAALGMLVDDGKLNWDDPVVKHLPDFQLHDPWISAHFTITDLLTHRSGLGLGAGDLMLWPEPSSFSRTEVVHNLRYLKPTGQFRADYAYDNLLYIVAGEVVAAASGQPWEQFVEKRIFAPLGMQHCYAGHIPAKAQPFVATPHGMVDGELATIERDVDTSKPNVSGAAGGIQCSLEDMLTWAQVQLNKGMTADLKPLFSTKQHQEMWTAKTIMPVSGTDKRYNNSHFSAYGLGWRLNDVDGKLRVHHSGSLAGMYSYVTFFPELDLGIVVLTNQQSSAARSALMYTLMKPYLGDDDTDWLNVFAPTISPAESNKAQSPTTLSDVTTNPALTRSVQGGAVTDTSLKAALGVYRDDWLGDFHLEQKNGRIQLRSTRVIKLVGELYADEQLDRFLVRWDDRSLEADVYIKLHRTKNKAITGIELIPVHADIDFSYDFQDLNLRKVNM; encoded by the coding sequence ATGACTTTACATCGCTGCATCAAGATGAATTATATCATCTCACTCTTATGTTTGTGGGTGACTATGTGGGCGACAACCTTAGGAGCGAAAGTGAAGCCTGTCGAACAAAATAAGCCTCTAGAGTCGATGCTGGACATGGCACAGGTAGACACAAAAATACATAAGATCATGGATAGATTAAGCATTCCGGGTGTGGCTGTAGGGGTGATTAAAGATGGGCGCATCGTGCTTGAGAAAAGTTATGGCGTAAAAGACATACGCACTAATGAGCCGCTTAGCAATCAAAGCCTATTTAAAATTGCTTCAAATACCAAAGCCTTTACCGCCGCCGCTTTAGGGATGTTAGTCGACGACGGGAAACTCAACTGGGATGACCCAGTCGTTAAACATTTGCCGGATTTTCAACTGCACGATCCATGGATAAGCGCCCATTTTACCATTACTGATTTGCTCACCCACAGAAGTGGATTAGGCCTAGGTGCAGGGGATTTAATGCTGTGGCCTGAGCCTTCAAGTTTTAGTCGCACTGAAGTCGTGCATAACTTGCGGTATTTAAAACCCACGGGGCAGTTTCGGGCAGACTACGCCTACGACAACTTGTTGTATATCGTCGCCGGCGAAGTGGTTGCGGCAGCAAGCGGTCAACCTTGGGAGCAATTTGTTGAAAAACGTATTTTTGCTCCACTAGGCATGCAGCATTGTTACGCAGGTCACATACCGGCAAAAGCGCAACCTTTCGTGGCGACGCCCCACGGTATGGTAGATGGTGAGCTGGCGACAATAGAGCGTGATGTTGACACCAGTAAACCCAATGTTTCAGGTGCAGCGGGGGGGATTCAATGCAGTTTAGAAGACATGTTGACTTGGGCCCAAGTGCAATTAAATAAGGGGATGACAGCAGACTTAAAGCCGCTTTTCTCAACCAAACAACATCAAGAAATGTGGACAGCCAAAACGATAATGCCGGTGTCTGGCACTGACAAACGCTATAACAACAGTCATTTTAGCGCTTATGGTTTAGGGTGGCGCTTAAACGACGTGGATGGCAAGTTGCGGGTTCACCACAGTGGCAGCCTTGCGGGTATGTATTCTTATGTGACATTTTTCCCCGAACTTGATTTAGGCATAGTGGTGTTGACCAACCAGCAATCAAGTGCGGCACGCAGTGCACTTATGTATACCTTAATGAAACCCTATTTAGGTGATGACGACACAGATTGGTTAAATGTATTTGCACCGACCATATCGCCAGCCGAGAGCAACAAGGCTCAGAGCCCAACAACCCTCAGCGATGTTACAACTAATCCTGCCCTAACTCGCTCAGTGCAAGGGGGGGCGGTGACAGATACGTCACTTAAAGCCGCGTTAGGCGTGTATCGCGACGATTGGCTTGGGGATTTCCATCTTGAGCAAAAGAACGGGCGCATTCAGCTCAGATCGACACGGGTCATAAAGCTGGTGGGCGAGCTTTATGCCGATGAACAACTCGATCGGTTTTTAGTCCGTTGGGACGACAGAAGTTTAGAGGCAGATGTGTATATCAAACTGCATCGTACTAAGAATAAAGCGATCACTGGTATCGAACTGATCCCTGTACATGCAGATATTGATTTTAGTTACGATTTTCAAGATCTAAACCTACGTAAGGTTAACATGTAA
- a CDS encoding RimK family protein yields MFKTIIVVDNAEGFPVLDATVIDFAQYLADYPKVGEPKTRIINLCDTDKYLSQGYYCSLLAEARQHKVLPSVNTINDLSESLTDQSEVLTPVPKYMSTDLYAHIDDDVPEEILLFFGWSQNERHKRIAKHVFERFPAPILRLTFSRDEKGLSVQPKALGIREIDSSLWPLFAERLEHFTQKYWRSRSHKKRFRWDMAILVNPEEKTAPSDSKAIQNFVKAAEQVGISAEVITAKQGPMISQFDALFIRETTAINHHTYQLARKGEQEGLEVIDDATSILRCCNKVFLHDAFSYNKVPSPKSRFVSNASDLTCELLESEFDYPMVLKLPESSFSIGVCKVDNLVELKLKLVEMLRQSALVLVQEFVYTDYDWRIGVLNGRAIYACRYFMARNHWQIYNHSSKKHFSGDFETLPTFEVPKPVLDAAIKASAIVGKGLYGVDIKQVNNQVYVIEVNDNPSLESKVEDLYLGKELYMLVMQEFANRLELRGR; encoded by the coding sequence ATGTTTAAAACGATTATTGTGGTTGATAACGCCGAAGGTTTCCCAGTACTAGATGCCACCGTTATTGACTTTGCCCAATACCTTGCCGACTACCCTAAAGTGGGCGAGCCCAAAACACGTATTATTAACCTTTGTGACACAGATAAATATTTGAGTCAGGGTTACTATTGTTCACTGTTAGCTGAAGCTCGCCAACACAAGGTGTTGCCGAGCGTGAATACTATCAATGACTTGAGCGAATCATTAACCGATCAAAGTGAAGTGTTGACCCCAGTGCCTAAATACATGAGCACGGATTTGTACGCGCATATTGATGACGACGTTCCTGAAGAGATTTTGCTGTTTTTTGGTTGGTCGCAAAATGAGCGTCACAAACGTATCGCTAAGCATGTGTTTGAGCGCTTTCCTGCTCCTATTTTGCGCTTAACCTTTAGTCGTGATGAAAAAGGTTTAAGTGTGCAGCCAAAGGCGTTAGGCATTCGCGAAATCGACTCTAGCCTGTGGCCTTTGTTCGCAGAGCGCTTAGAACACTTTACGCAAAAGTATTGGCGTAGTCGCAGTCACAAGAAGCGTTTTCGTTGGGACATGGCTATTTTGGTCAACCCGGAAGAGAAAACCGCGCCTAGTGATAGTAAGGCTATTCAAAACTTTGTAAAAGCAGCAGAGCAAGTAGGCATTAGTGCAGAGGTGATCACAGCCAAACAAGGGCCAATGATCAGTCAATTTGATGCCTTGTTCATTCGTGAGACGACCGCGATAAACCACCACACGTATCAACTTGCCCGCAAAGGCGAGCAGGAAGGATTGGAGGTGATTGACGATGCAACCTCGATTTTGCGCTGTTGCAATAAGGTCTTTTTGCATGATGCATTTAGCTACAACAAGGTTCCCTCGCCAAAGAGCCGCTTTGTGTCCAATGCGAGTGACCTGACTTGTGAGTTGCTGGAGTCAGAGTTCGATTACCCTATGGTATTAAAATTACCTGAGAGCTCATTTTCGATTGGGGTTTGTAAGGTGGATAACCTAGTGGAGCTCAAGCTCAAGCTAGTGGAAATGTTGCGCCAGTCCGCTTTGGTGTTGGTTCAAGAGTTTGTGTACACAGACTACGATTGGCGCATAGGGGTATTAAATGGTCGTGCGATTTACGCTTGTCGTTACTTTATGGCGCGTAACCATTGGCAAATTTACAACCATAGCTCGAAGAAGCATTTCTCTGGCGATTTTGAGACCTTGCCAACCTTTGAGGTGCCCAAGCCAGTACTTGATGCGGCGATAAAAGCCAGTGCGATAGTGGGCAAAGGGTTATACGGTGTGGATATCAAACAAGTGAACAATCAGGTGTACGTGATTGAGGTGAATGACAACCCAAGCTTAGAGTCAAAAGTGGAAGATCTCTATTTGGGTAAAGAGTTGTACATGTTGGTGATGCAAGAATTCGCTAACCGTCTTGAGTTACGAGGTAGATAA
- a CDS encoding GNAT family N-acetyltransferase/peptidase C39 family protein produces the protein MSLGHKLQQEDLVDVAVAEVAPLAPSNVKKVIVRNAHVDDITQLVALENASFQSDRLSQRRFMHWLKATDNHRVFMVATHGESILGYGLVIMRKGTRLARLYSIAVSSSAQGMGVGKKLLLALEQKTLEQDKLFMRLEVATNNTGAIKLYESLGYRTFGTYANYYQGSIDALRMQKPIRQSLSLQTLPAYPWYQQTTEFTCGPSSLMMAMANLKGELDMSQSLELDIWRQATTIFMTSGHGGCHPIGLALAAHHLGFEVTAYVNTKAPLFIDGVRSEHKKHIMQAVDRQFLQQARANGINIIYTDPDLKALQKGLANGAAVISLISTYQLDGKKIPHWVTVTHIDEDCLYLHDPDPDDLHPQPMDCQHIPIAREDFFNMSAFGKSKLRTALLIYKK, from the coding sequence ATGTCCCTTGGACACAAATTACAACAAGAAGACCTGGTTGACGTCGCCGTTGCTGAGGTTGCGCCATTAGCGCCAAGTAATGTGAAGAAGGTTATTGTGCGCAATGCTCACGTGGATGACATTACTCAGTTGGTTGCGTTAGAAAATGCCAGTTTCCAATCTGATCGTCTTAGCCAGCGCCGCTTTATGCATTGGCTAAAGGCGACAGATAATCACCGGGTTTTTATGGTCGCAACCCATGGAGAAAGCATTTTAGGATACGGCTTGGTTATTATGCGTAAAGGCACGCGTTTGGCGCGCTTATACTCTATTGCGGTAAGCAGCTCTGCACAAGGTATGGGGGTGGGTAAGAAACTACTGCTTGCCCTTGAGCAAAAAACCTTAGAGCAAGACAAACTGTTTATGCGCCTTGAAGTGGCGACGAACAACACGGGAGCCATTAAGTTATACGAGAGCTTGGGCTATCGCACCTTTGGTACTTACGCCAATTACTATCAAGGCTCAATAGATGCATTGCGTATGCAAAAGCCGATTCGTCAGAGTCTGTCTTTACAAACACTGCCCGCATACCCTTGGTATCAACAAACGACAGAGTTCACCTGCGGGCCGTCATCTTTAATGATGGCCATGGCCAACCTAAAGGGTGAGCTAGATATGTCACAATCTCTAGAATTGGATATTTGGCGTCAAGCCACCACTATTTTTATGACCTCAGGTCACGGAGGCTGTCATCCCATTGGGTTAGCTTTGGCCGCTCATCATTTGGGCTTTGAAGTAACGGCTTATGTGAACACTAAAGCGCCGCTGTTTATTGACGGCGTGCGCAGTGAACACAAAAAACACATCATGCAGGCGGTGGATCGGCAATTTTTACAACAAGCACGGGCCAACGGGATAAATATCATTTACACCGATCCTGACCTAAAAGCCTTACAGAAAGGCCTAGCCAACGGCGCGGCAGTGATTAGCTTAATCAGTACTTATCAGCTTGATGGGAAAAAAATACCGCACTGGGTAACAGTTACACACATAGATGAAGATTGTTTGTATCTCCACGACCCTGATCCAGACGATTTACACCCGCAGCCGATGGATTGTCAGCATATTCCCATTGCTCGAGAAGATTTCTTTAATATGTCGGCATTTGGTAAAAGCAAGTTGCGTACAGCATTGTTGATTTATAAAAAATAA